The DNA region GCATGCTTTAGAATCAGCATCAATGTTTAGTATCAGTCATGGTAAGGCTGTGGGGTTAGGCATGGTTTGTGAATCATCAATTGGAGTTAAGCTAGGTTACACTGCCTCAGATGTACCGAGCTACTTAACTGAATTATTAAGTAGACTTAACTTAATACAGGACATTAAGGTTAAAACTGACTCAGTATTAAGGGCTATTGCTGGTGATAAGAAGAAGAGTGGGGACTTCCTTAACCTACCCATGGTTACTGAAATCGGCGATTGGATTAAGGTTAAGATTAAGGTAAGCGAATACCTCAGGCTGGTGAGGGACTCATGCACGTATTTGGCTTAATAGGCTACCCACTGGACTATACCCTATCACCCCAAATCCACAACTACGTCTTCAGGAAATTAGGCATTGAGGCAACGTACATACCATTAAGGGTAACCTCAAAGAGGTTACCTCACTTCATTGAATTCTCAAGAGATGCCTTAAGTGGATTCAACGTAACCATACCTCATAAGGTTACTGTGGCTAAGTTAATTGATGAGCTCAATGATGATGCTGACGCCGTGAAAAGCGTGAATACGGTAGTTATCAGCAACCAGAGGTTAATAGGCTATAATACTGATTACGTGGCAGTTAAGGAGTCTTTAATTGAAAGAGGATACAGAGGGGAGGAGACTCTATTAATTGGAGCTGGGGGAGCAGCCAGGGCAGTGGTACTGGCTTTATCTAAAATCGGATGCAGGACAATTAGAGTGCTTAATAGGAGTAGGGAAAGGGCCTTGGAATTATGTGGATTAGCCAATGGCTTAGGCCTAGACTGTAGTGTAGTAGATATTGGTGGGGATTACGGTAAGCCTCACGTAATAATTAATGCTACCCCATTAAGCAGTGAGGAGGATTGGTTACTTAACCTAAGTAAGTTAGGTGTGGCGATACTTCTTGACATGGCTTATAAGCCTAAGGGTGAAACAGACTTAATTAAGAGGGCTAGGGAACTAGGCATTAGGACTATTGATGGCGTTGAAATATTGGTTAGGCAAGCCTTAGCTGCAGATAAGCTATGGTTAGGTGATTTTAATGAACCAAGCGTTAATGAGGTAATTAAACACATTAATGGTGATAATACTTAATATCCCCCGGAAACTTATTATAATTCTCCAAATCTAAGCATTAATGATCACTGGCAAGGCACTAATAATAGCGTCAGATAGGAGTGGGTCAGGGAAGACAACGGTTACTTCAATAATAGCCGCGGCATTATCAAGTAAACTTAAGGTTAGGGCATTTAAGGTTGGGCCAGATTACATTGATCCCGGTTACCATAGGGTAGCCACAGGTTCACCCTCAATTAACCTAGACCCATGGTTAATGGGTGAGAAGACACTTAAGGAAACCTTCTGCAGATACATGAGAGGGATTGACTTAGGGTTGATTGAGGGTGTAATGGGGCTATATGATGGTGTTGAGGTTGGGTCAAGCACGTTTCACATCGTTAAATTACTCTCGTTACCGGTTATCCTAGTAATAGACTGCTCCAACATATCCTACACAGCTGGAGCAATTGTTAAGGGTCTAAGGGATTACGGGCCAGTTAACGTGGTTGGGGTTGTCTTCAATAATGTGGCTTCAAGTAACCACTATAACTCATGCAAATCCTCACTACCTAATGGTGTGGTGAGCTTAGGCTATATCCCATATGATGCAGGGTTAAGCATTAATGAAAGGCATTTAGGCCTTGTGACAGTGGAGGATTACGGTAATAAGGTTAAGGAGATTATTAAACGCGGTGTTGAGTTGATTAATGGGAGAATTGACCTTGATCTAGTATATGATTTAGCTGAACCAGTGAACTGTGAATATGATAATGGGCAGAAGGAAGATTATGGTGATAAACTTGGGATTGCCGCTGTGGCTTACGATAATGCATTCCTCTTCTACTATAGGGCATCCCTTGACTTACTCTCAAGCATATTTGACTTAAGGTTCTTTAGCCCAATGAATAATGAAGTGGTTAATGATACATCATTCATATACATTGGTGGTGGTTACCCTGAATTACACTTAAGCGAATTAGAGAATGCTACTAATACAATTAATTGGATTAGGAAGGCATCTGATTCAGGCATACCTATCCTAGCTGAATGCGGGGGGTTAATGTATCTATCTAAGTATATTAAGCTTGATAGGGAATACAGAATGGTGAACTTATTTGATATTGGTATTGCCGCTAAGGGTAGGTTAACGATAGGGTATACGGAGCTTGAGGCGATTAAAGATAACTTAATTACACAGGGTGGATTAAGGGTTAGAGGACATGAGTTCCACGTGTCCTATGCAGAATACTCTAATGAGGATTACGTGTTCAGGAACATTAGGGGGAGGGGTATTGCTAATGGCTTTGATGGAGTAATGGTAAACAACACTATGGCTCTTTACACCCACTTATACTTACCATCAATTAAGGACTTTAGGGAAAGAATTACTAGCGTTCTTAAAAGGTAAGGAATTACTTACTGTAGAGCCAGCAGGCAACCTTATGGTCATTGTCAAGCGTTATTAATGGTGGCTCCTCCCTGCGGCAAATATCCATGGCATATGGGCACCTTGGGTGAAACCTACAACCACTGGGTGGGTTAATTAGGCTGGGTACTTCACCTGGTATGAAGGATAACTTCTTATCCTCCCTCAGGGTTGGTATACTTGACATTAAGCCTTGAGTATACGGGTGCTTGGGTTCACTGTAGATTAAGTCAGCTGAACCGAATTCAGCAACCTTACCCGCATACAGTACAAGTACCTTATCGGCTAATTCACTGGCTAGAGCTAAGTCATGCGTTATGAATATGTACGATAACTTGAATTCTCTCCTCAACCTCTTAAGGAGGTTCATTATGTTTGCCTGCGTCATAACATCTAAGGCTGATGTTGGTTCATCCAGGATAACTAGCTTAGGCTTAGCCTGTATGGCCATTGCTATTATCACCCTCTGCTTCATTCCTCCCGATAATTGGTGAGGGTACTTGGTTAGAACATCCCTAGTTAACCCAACACTCTCCAATGCTTCCCCAGCAATCTTAATAGCATCTAACCTTGAAACACCCCTAGTGATCAGTGGCTCAATCATCTGATCCATTATCTTAAGTACAGGATTAAGGGAGTTCATGGAGCCTTGAGGAACCATGGCTATCTTAACCCACCTATAATTCCTTCTAAACTCCTCCTCACTAAGCTTAAGAATATCAACACCCTCAAAAATAATCTCTCCACTCACTATCTTAGCATTCTCCTCAAGTACCCTAACAATGGCCTTAGCTAAGGTTGACTTACCACTACCTGTTTCTCCAACAACGGCTAATGTTTCACCCTCATTAACATCAAAGCTAACACCTTCTAAGGCCTTAACAATTCCCCTTAGCGTCGTGTAGCGCATACTTAAGTTATGAACCTCAAGCAGAGGCACTCATAATCACCTTCTCAACCTTGGATTAACTATTGGCTCCATTGCTAATGCAGTGATTATAAATGTTATAGCAACAAAAGCTATTAACAAACCTGGAGGAACAACCCACCACCACATGCCTGATTCAAGGGCACCAAATTCCTCTGCATAGTAAAGCATGAGACCCCAAGTTGGCCATAATGAAGTTGCTAGGTTCAGGAAATTCAGTGAAGACATGGAGAGTATTGTACCTGGTATACCTGCTACGAACGAGTAAACGAGGAAAGGTATTAACTGAGGTAGTATGTGGTTCCTAATGATCCATGAATTACTGGCGCCAGCGGCCTTGGCTAAATCAGCGTAGGCTGAATTCTTTATTTGAAGTGTCATTGCTCTAATTATCCTAGCACCACCACCCCAGCCTAGTACTGTGCCGAATAGTAATGCTTGCCATACGTTTAATCTAAGTAACACTGATAATACGACAAGTATTACGAAGGTAGGTAGTAATATTAGGAAGTCCATTATCCTAGTTAATATTTCATCCACAATACCTCCTAGGAAGCCAGCTATTAAACCTATGGATACTGATATGACTGTACCTATTAATGTGATAACTACACCAACCTCTAAGCCTAATGGGAATCCGGCAAGTAAACCTAACCACAGGTCATGACCTTGTGTGTCAGTACCCATTATGCCGTAGGACTGACCCTGAATAACTACTGTTGCAGAACCTTCAGGCTTTATATTAGGTAATTGGCCACTTGTTGGTGTTAACACAACCTTTATAGTATAGGTACCTTTTAAAGGTACTAAATTACCTGATGAAACTTGGTAAAAAACATTTAAGAATGGTGTTGATGATTCAAGCGCGCTAAGCTCATATCCATATTTACTTAGGAAGAAGAGTGTCACCTGATTAGCCACATTCGGGTTTGATCCCACGTCATTCACACCATTACTCAACTGCACTGGGCCTAATGTTAAAGATGAACCATCAGGCCTATGAATATATACATACACCATTAATCCAAGTGACTTCAAGGCTGGTGAATTCACAACTATGAAGAGGTCTTGCCATGGCTTACTGTAAACACCATTAAGTGTTAGTGTTAACACCAGTTGATTACCCTCCTTAATGAAGTTGCTTGATGTTATTTGTGGGGCATATATATTACCCACTATGTAGTTTATCCAAGCTGGTGGAGCNNNNNNNNNNNNNNNNNNNNNNNNNNNNNNNNNNNNNNNNNNNNNNNNNNNNNNNNNNNNNNNNNNNNNNNNNNNNNNNNNNNNNNNNNNNNNNNNNNNNTTATTTGTGGGGCATATATATTACCCACTATGTAGTTTATCCAAGCTGGTGGAGCATTCTTAGGATACAATGTCCAGTAGGATGGGGTATTCCACATAAACCCGAAGTTAGATGGTATAACTATTAGGGCATATATGGACATTGCAACTAATAATGTGAAGAAAGCTAAAGACACTTTACCTAACGTGGATCTAACATAGAGTTTACTGAATTCACCTAAAGTCATTCCTAATATTCTTACATTAGATATCTTAGACTTCTCAGAAGTCATAATCACACCCCACTACTCTCCCTTATCCTTGGATCAACGACGTAATACAGTATTTCAAGTATGAACACTAATATTATGTAGAGCACCGTAGACATGTATGTTGTTGCAAGTATCACAGGCATATCAGGTGATGGTACACCCACTATAGCTATGTTAAGTACATAACCAAGCCCCCACCAGTGGAAGACAGCCTCAGTTAATAGGAAGCCTCCGAATATTATAAATGGTATGGTTAAGAATATGTTAGTTAATATTGTTGGTAAGGCTGGCCTTAATATATACTTATTAACAACCATATTTTCTGGAATTCCCTTAATTCTAGCGAAGGTGACGTAATCTTCTCTAATAATATTCAGTACTATTGACCTAGCAAAGTACGCCCAACCCCCAATATTAACTATTAGAACAGTGGCTAATGGAAGCACCATATGCCATAGCAAGTTAGTCAACATTTTAATATCTAGGAATACTTTATAAGTTGAATATAACCAATAATTATAGTATTGTGGACTAACTATACCACCATATGGGAACGCTATTGGTGAGTGAATTAAACGTAGTTCAACAGCAAATATAAGTATCATTAGTATCGCTATCCACCACTGGGGTAAACCAATATCAAAGGCCCCATAATACATTACAGCCTTATCATAGAGAGTACCATGCTTAAATGCCGCCCTTAAGCCAAGCCAAATACCTATGAGCGCGCTAAGCATTATACCCAGTGTATCTAGTATTATTGTACCAGGTAGTGCAGACATTATTATTGACACTACTCTACCGGATGGTATACCATATTCATCTGGGTAATATGAAAAACCCCAGTTAAATGTCATTATATTGTAGAGAATATAAAATACCCTTATTATTAAAGGTTGATTAAGTCCATATGCATTCTCTAATTGGCTAACGATCTTGTTACGAAGCTGCTGTTGCTGCTGAGGTGTCAATTGTGGATTATGGAGAACAAGGTGAGCCACCTGTTCGGCAGCTTGACGCTCAATAGATACCTTGAGTATATGAGCTGCAGGTCCAGAGAGAACTGCAGATATTATTATTAACACTAGGAACATTACAATTACTAGGTTTATCATCCTAATAGCCAATGCCCTAAGTAACGACATCATGCTAAATCTTTTAGAGTACTTTTAAGTTTTTCCTTAATGACTTAGATAAAATTGTCATGATACTTACTTTTATTTACTTATATAGAAATGATTTCAATAAATTTTAAATAAGGAAGTTTAATATTTCACTTTTTGCATTAACCATTTACTGTAACAGTTAAACTATACTGGTCTGGTAATATTACGATTGTTGTTCTTGCTAGTATCCATAGTGAGTATGTTCCTGGTGTTAGTTTGCTTGTTATGCTTGCTGGTATTGTGAATGTTACTGTTCCGGTGAATCCGCTGACTGTTCCGGTAAAGTTTCCACTAAATACCACTGTACCATTTGGACTAACCAGGAACACGTAAATTAATGGCTTACCAGCAGGAGTATACATTGTAACATTAAATGAAGCAGGCTGCCCTATTGTCACGTTAGTTGATGATACTGAAATCACTGCAGGCACTAGGTTGCCTCCTGGAGGTAACTGAGTCACACCCTGTGAAGCATAAATCCTATTGAACCACCACGTGTAGTTGAATGGATAACCACTCCACCTAACCAGTATTGCTGATTGCGGTGATACAGTTACTATACTCTTTAGTATATATGGACCACTACCAATAAGCAGGTTACCATAGGTGTTGTAGAAGTTTAAGGCATCCTCATAGGCTTGAGTAACCATACTACTATTCAGGTAATTATAACCATTAACAATAGCCCATGAGCCATTATCCCAAACATAACCAGTACTAATCCAATTCTGAAGCACGCCGGCTATATACTTATTGAAGTCAGGTGATCTGAAGTCCATTTGAGGAATCTTAAGCGACTGAGCCTCACTGGTAGTGAAAGCGTACTTACCCTGCTGATACGCGTAGAATTGAAGCGCTAATATGGGCCACGGCATGAGAACAGGTAAGAATGATGGTGCAACTATGTTAGGGTCTGGGAACCAATAATCATCATAGACTACTACAGTGCCATTGGGGAAGAATTGCATACCAACCACTGTCTGAGGTATGGTTGATAATGCACCAGCTAAATCACCTGCAGCAGCAACATTAGGTCCTAGATCCTTACCACTCTGGGCTAAGTCAAATAATACATAGTAACCGAAGAGAATATCAGCCATGCTTATTGGTTGGCCATCCTGCCACTTCTGGCCTAGCCAAGTACCATTGAAGTAGTAGCGTATAACATCCTTAGAGTAATGACCAGGACCAACAGTAACCCACTTCCCAAGCGTAGCATTCCAAATAACAGCATTAGCCGGTACTGGGAATATTGCCGAACCATTAGGACTAATCTCAACACTCCAACCACCCCTAGCTACCTGTGGTTCACCAGTGAATGGATTACTTACAGAAAACGGATCAAATATAAAATTCAACATATCAGAAGTATATATATCGGCACCAACCATCCACTGGAATGGATTATAAGCGAACTCCGAGACATGAAGCATACCAATTTTAAGCACACTTGGATGAGCCGTAGAGTAAGCATAGTCTAAGCCTAGAGACCACTCAAGACCAGAAATACTCGGCATGTAGTTAACAACACTGCTTAAGGCTGGATACGGGTACTTTACTGCAGCTATCCAGTCCACAATAGCCTGCTGGAAGCCGTCAAATAATGCTATTCTTGATAGGTTCTCAAACTGAGCTAGTGAAGTGAAGTTACCTACTGAGATTTGGTAAGTGAGCTTATCAATAGTTGCATTAGACCAAACCCAGTAACCTGGCGTACCCCAACCAGGCGTATTGTCGGTCCATGATGCGTAGAAGCATCCGCCACAAGTATCCCATGGCGAGGGACCAATTATCCAGCCAGCTGTATATATACTCCACTCCATATTAGCTGGGTTAGAACCAAATACCGTGACAAATGCCGTTGATAATGAACCATATATCGGCTGAACAGTGAACCCCATCTCCTCCAGCTTAGCCATCATATCTTGTCCAATAGCGTACCTGAATGGATCATCATTCCTTATGAAGAATATTATTGTAACAGGCTTAGGTGTTGTGGAGTTTGGTGGAATATAATACCACTTTCCATTAATGTAAAGAATCCTACCATGCCAAACAGGATCAGTCTTATTAATATCCTGGAACAATGTGAAGACAGACTGATTGAAGTACGTTGGATCATAGTGTATGTTATACTTTACAATTTCAGGGAATATTAGCAAGTAGCTATTAATACCCCATATGAAGGGCCATGCTAATGCTGGAGTCGCCATACCTGAAAATATTTGGCTAACATAGTATGAACGAGGAATTAAATAATTCAATAGAAATCTGAACTGCCAGTAGGCAAGTGGATTAAAGGTAGTATTACTTGGATAAGGATTAAATTCAAGACCATCACCACTGGCATAAGTTGGCGATAACATTACAATACCTGGGATTGATCTTAGCTGACTCCAGATTGTTGATGAAAGGAAGTATGGGTTCAAGAAAAT from Caldivirga sp. includes:
- a CDS encoding ABC transporter permease; translated protein: MSLLRALAIRMINLVIVMFLVLIIISAVLSGPAAHILKVSIERQAAEQVAHLVLHNPQLTPQQQQQLRNKIVSQLENAYGLNQPLIIRVFYILYNIMTFNWGFSYYPDEYGIPSGRVVSIIMSALPGTIILDTLGIMLSALIGIWLGLRAAFKHGTLYDKAVMYYGAFDIGLPQWWIAILMILIFAVELRLIHSPIAFPYGGIVSPQYYNYWLYSTYKVFLDIKMLTNLLWHMVLPLATVLIVNIGGWAYFARSIVLNIIREDYVTFARIKGIPENMVVNKYILRPALPTILTNIFLTIPFIIFGGFLLTEAVFHWWGLGYVLNIAIVGVPSPDMPVILATTYMSTVLYIILVFILEILYYVVDPRIRESSGV
- a CDS encoding cobyrinate a,c-diamide synthase, which produces MITGKALIIASDRSGSGKTTVTSIIAAALSSKLKVRAFKVGPDYIDPGYHRVATGSPSINLDPWLMGEKTLKETFCRYMRGIDLGLIEGVMGLYDGVEVGSSTFHIVKLLSLPVILVIDCSNISYTAGAIVKGLRDYGPVNVVGVVFNNVASSNHYNSCKSSLPNGVVSLGYIPYDAGLSINERHLGLVTVEDYGNKVKEIIKRGVELINGRIDLDLVYDLAEPVNCEYDNGQKEDYGDKLGIAAVAYDNAFLFYYRASLDLLSSIFDLRFFSPMNNEVVNDTSFIYIGGGYPELHLSELENATNTINWIRKASDSGIPILAECGGLMYLSKYIKLDREYRMVNLFDIGIAAKGRLTIGYTELEAIKDNLITQGGLRVRGHEFHVSYAEYSNEDYVFRNIRGRGIANGFDGVMVNNTMALYTHLYLPSIKDFRERITSVLKR
- a CDS encoding ABC transporter substrate-binding protein, with amino-acid sequence TVTTSTATTVTTTAVTTTATTVTTSTATTVTTTATPSIPVAQTIELIQVSPTLVPQYFETDQIDIFLNPYFLSSTIWSQLRSIPGIVMLSPTYASGDGLEFNPYPSNTTFNPLAYWQFRFLLNYLIPRSYYVSQIFSGMATPALAWPFIWGINSYLLIFPEIVKYNIHYDPTYFNQSVFTLFQDINKTDPVWHGRILYINGKWYYIPPNSTTPKPVTIIFFIRNDDPFRYAIGQDMMAKLEEMGFTVQPIYGSLSTAFVTVFGSNPANMEWSIYTAGWIIGPSPWDTCGGCFYASWTDNTPGWGTPGYWVWSNATIDKLTYQISVGNFTSLAQFENLSRIALFDGFQQAIVDWIAAVKYPYPALSSVVNYMPSISGLEWSLGLDYAYSTAHPSVLKIGMLHVSEFAYNPFQWMVGADIYTSDMLNFIFDPFSVSNPFTGEPQVARGGWSVEISPNGSAIFPVPANAVIWNATLGKWVTVGPGHYSKDVIRYYFNGTWLGQKWQDGQPISMADILFGYYVLFDLAQSGKDLGPNVAAAGDLAGALSTIPQTVVGMQFFPNGTVVVYDDYWFPDPNIVAPSFLPVLMPWPILALQFYAYQQGKYAFTTSEAQSLKIPQMDFRSPDFNKYIAGVLQNWISTGYVWDNGSWAIVNGYNYLNSSMVTQAYEDALNFYNTYGNLLIGSGPYILKSIVTVSPQSAILVRWSGYPFNYTWWFNRIYASQGVTQLPPGGNLVPAVISVSSTNVTIGQPASFNVTMYTPAGKPLIYVFLVSPNGTVVFSGNFTGTVSGFTGTVTFTIPASITSKLTPGTYSLWILARTTIVILPDQYSLTVTVNG
- a CDS encoding ABC transporter ATP-binding protein produces the protein MPLLEVHNLSMRYTTLRGIVKALEGVSFDVNEGETLAVVGETGSGKSTLAKAIVRVLEENAKIVSGEIIFEGVDILKLSEEEFRRNYRWVKIAMVPQGSMNSLNPVLKIMDQMIEPLITRGVSRLDAIKIAGEALESVGLTRDVLTKYPHQLSGGMKQRVIIAMAIQAKPKLVILDEPTSALDVMTQANIMNLLKRLRREFKLSYIFITHDLALASELADKVLVLYAGKVAEFGSADLIYSEPKHPYTQGLMSSIPTLREDKKLSFIPGEVPSLINPPSGCRFHPRCPYAMDICRREEPPLITLDNDHKVACWLYSK
- a CDS encoding ABC transporter permease, which encodes APPAWINYIVGNIYAPQITSSNFIKEGNQLVLTLTLNGVYSKPWQDLFIVVNSPALKSLGLMVYVYIHRPDGSSLTLGPVQLSNGVNDVGSNPNVANQVTLFFLSKYGYELSALESSTPFLNVFYQVSSGNLVPLKGTYTIKVVLTPTSGQLPNIKPEGSATVVIQGQSYGIMGTDTQGHDLWLGLLAGFPLGLEVGVVITLIGTVISVSIGLIAGFLGGIVDEILTRIMDFLILLPTFVILVVLSVLLRLNVWQALLFGTVLGWGGGARIIRAMTLQIKNSAYADLAKAAGASNSWIIRNHILPQLIPFLVYSFVAGIPGTILSMSSLNFLNLATSLWPTWGLMLYYAEEFGALESGMWWWVVPPGLLIAFVAITFIITALAMEPIVNPRLRR
- the aroE gene encoding shikimate dehydrogenase; this encodes MHVFGLIGYPLDYTLSPQIHNYVFRKLGIEATYIPLRVTSKRLPHFIEFSRDALSGFNVTIPHKVTVAKLIDELNDDADAVKSVNTVVISNQRLIGYNTDYVAVKESLIERGYRGEETLLIGAGGAARAVVLALSKIGCRTIRVLNRSRERALELCGLANGLGLDCSVVDIGGDYGKPHVIINATPLSSEEDWLLNLSKLGVAILLDMAYKPKGETDLIKRARELGIRTIDGVEILVRQALAADKLWLGDFNEPSVNEVIKHINGDNT